In the Pseudoalteromonas sp. A25 genome, ATTGCAACTCACTGGCACTGCAAGTGCTTCAATTTCCAAATGTTGCGCTGCCAATAAACACAAAATATCGCCTCTGAGATATTCGCCATGCTCATCAGCAAGCAATGGCCTGTCACCGTCACCATCGGTAGAGAAAATAGCATCCAACTTATGCTCTTTAGACCAAGCTCTTGCCTGTTGTTTATCTTCATCAGCTACTGCTTCTGTGTCGATTGGCACAAATGAATCGCTGTAGCCAAGCGTAGTCACTTTAGCCCCAAGAGCTTCGAACAATTCGGGATATAAGTCTCGCCCAGCACTTGAATGTTGATAAACCCCAATATGTAAGCCTTGAAGCAAATCAGATGCAAAAACATCTAAGTAACGTTTTAAGTATTGCTCACGCGCAAAGGAGTTAACTGGTGGCAACTCGTTCAAGCTAAGCTTTTCCACTTCAATATCTGAACTTAAAATACTTTGCTCATCGGCTTTGCTGATCTCACCATCAGTGCGATAAAACTTTAAGCCATTGCGGTCAAAAGGAATATGACTGCCAGTGACCATAATTGCAGGAATTTGTTCAAGCTGGGCGGCATAAGCCAATGCGGGCGTGGGCACGACACCGTAGTAGTCCACTGATATGCCCTGAATATTTAAAGCGCTAATACACGCTTTGGCAATTTCAGGGCTACTTGGTCGATTGTCGATAGCAATAGCAATGCGCTTTGTTTTTGGCTGGCTGGATAAAAACGCCAAGGTAAATGCGCCGCAGACTTCTGGCGTAAATTGAGTGACTAACCCTCTGGCACCACTGGTGCCAAAACCAATACCACTTTGTGCGATGATCTCATTTGCACGCATATTAAGCTCGTCCATATTTATCTTCAAAACGTACGATATCGTCTTCACCTAGGTAAGAACCAGATTGCACTTCAATGAGTTCTAAGTTGACTTTACCTGGGTTTTCTAGCGCATGTACTTGAGTAATTGGAATATATACTGACTCATTTTCAGTGACATACTGCTCAGTATCACCAATGAGTACTTTTGCAGTGCCTGAAACCACAATCCAATGCTCAGCTCTGTGGTGATGCATTTGCACTGAGAGCTTAGCGCCCGGTTTTACCGTAATGCGCTTAACCTGAAAACGCTCGCCATTGTCTATCGAATCATACTTGCCCCAAGGGCGATATACTTCGCGATGGAAAGTCACTTCAGGTCGTTGCTCTGCCTTTAGCTCATTTACAATTGCTTTTACTTGCTGTGACTTATCTTTATGCGCAACCAACACCGCATCTTTGGTATTGATGATCACTAAGTCTTCCACACCGACAGTAGCCACAAGCTTATCTTCGCTAGAAACTAGGGTATTTTTAGTATCAACAGCCTTTACATCACCACGAAACGCATTACCGTTGTCATCTTGCTCAGATACATCCCAAAGTGCTGCAAAACCGCCAACATCACTCCAACCTGCATCCAACGGCACAACAACCGCATGTTCGGTTTTTTCCATCACCGCATAATCAATGGAATCATCAGGGCAGGCTTCAAACTCTTGTTTATCAATACGAATAAAGTCTAAGTCAGGCGTTTGCTCACCAAGAGCAAGCTCACAGGCTTGATATATTTGAGGCTGAAAACGTTTCAATTCTTCTAAATAGCGACTTGCTTTAAACATAAACATGCCGCTATTCCAGTAAAAGTCGCCGCTATCTAGATATTGTTGTGCAGTCGTTGCATCGGGCTTTTCCACAAAGCGCGCTACTTTGTATCCTTGCTCTGTTGTTGCATCACCGCGTTGAATATAACCATAACCCGTTTCAGCATGCGTTGGCACTATGCCAAATGTCACCAAATGATCATCATTAGCTAAAACAGCCGCTTTTTCAACCGCTTGTTGAAATGCTGTTGTGTCTCTAATCACATGGTCTGCCGCAAGCACCAACAAAATTGGGTCTTCGCCATTTTCGATTGCTTTAAAAGCTGCAAGCGCAATGGCAGGAGCCGTGTTTCTACCCACTGGCTCTAAAATAATCTTGCCATCATTGATCTGGATCTGGCGTAATTGCTCAGCGGCAATAAAACGATGTTCTTCATTACAAATAAGCAAAGGGGCTTGTTGCTCAAGCCCCTGCAAACGTTGTAACGTTTGTTGCAACATGGTGTATGGACTTTTTCCAAAACTATGAAATTGTTTGGGATACTTTTCGCGAGAAATTGGCCACAAACGACTGCCTACCCCACCCGCTAAAATTATAGGAATAAACACATTACAGACTCCAAAAACAATAAAGCCTCAATGGTTATTATGAGGCTTTATTTGAGTAACGATAGAACTCAAAAGATATTAGCGTTTTAGCTTTTCTCTGACCAGCAACCATGCAAATTGACTATTTGTCACTAAGTAGCGTTTCCACATCCTGCCAGGTTCTTGTAGTACCCTGTACAGCCATTCAAGCCCGGCTTTTTGCATCCACACGGGCGCTCTTTTGACTTTACCTGCAACAACATCAAAAGTGCCCCCCACTCCCATCACAAACTTAACCCCTAGCTTGTCTTGCCATTTGTTAATGAAATTTTCTTTTTTAGGAGAAGTAATAGCAACAAAAAGCAATTGAGCACCAGATTTCTTTATTAGATTTACTACAGCCTCTTCATCATCCCAGAAATAACCATGATGAACACCCGCTATTTTCAAATCAGGATGGGTTTTGCGCATTTTCCACGCAGTCTCATCAACAACCTCTTGCTTTGCACCAAGGTAAAAAACAGATAAACCTTCTTTTTCAGCCATCGCATTTAAATTATGAAATAAATCTACACCAGCAACACGCTCAGGTACATCATGCCCCAACAAGCGGGCTCCCCATACTACTCCCATGCCATCGATATTAATAATATCGCAATGTCTAACACTATCAGCGAGTGTTTTGTCTTTGCGCATATTTACTAATTTAGCCACATTGACCACGACATGCTGTGTAAATTGATTCGCTAAAATGCGCTGCTTGATAGCGCCAACTGATTGCTCCATAGTAGCAGAGTCCATAGGACTACCAAGAAAGTTAATTCGTTTCATTGTTCATCGCTGAATTATTAAGATAATAAGAGAGTGCGTAATACATCCAGGCTTGGGTCCAACGCATATAATTAATTTTGTTTGTTCCAGTCTTTGTAATCTGATAAACAAACTGCTTTTTATCCGCCATATATAGCTTGTCAATTGACCAAAGTGCAACTTTTTCGGCTAACTCATAATCAGCTTTGCTATCGCTAAGTTTTAGCAAGGTAATAATGGCTTGTGATACCGAATGTGGATCTAGGGGGTAGCGATTATCGTTATAGTACTTTGCGGTTCCATCGCTTTCAAAAAAGTTATCTTTATAGTATTTAAAACCAACTTCAATCGCTTTATCGAATTCGCTTGTATTCAATGACTGTTTAATAAGTGTAAGGGCTTCTAAATTATAACCCGTGTGAAAACCATCAATAAATTGATGATGATGCCGAGCCCCATACACCCATGAACCATCACTATTTTGCTCCGAGACCGACTGCCTCGCTACTTTTAATGCAATTTCCTTATATTCTCTATTGTCTGTTTGCTCAGCAACGACAGCCACCCATGCTGCAGCCCATAAGCTGGCATTGTGTACAAAGGCTTTTTCTCCGGGAATATAAGCGAAGAATGTACGACCTTCGTCCTCTGTATAAAGCGTCTTCACGATAAAGTGTGCTGCATCAAATGCTGTTCCTCGATAAAATTTCGCTTTATCTTTTTCTAATTCGCCTAACGCTTTAGATAAGGCAAACAATGCCTGCGCCACATAAATGGTGGTTATAACATTTGGCTTACCCTTTGGCACAAAAAACGCTCTAGCTTTCCAGTCAAAGTGATAACCCCAGCAAGTATGTTGCCATGTTTGTGTGTTACATTGTTGTGATACGAGCCAATCAGCAAGCGTTATACATTCATCAAGTAATTGTTTGTTTTTAGTTTGCTTATACTCTTCGAGCATCCCCAAAATAAATAGCCCGATCCCTTTAGGGTTTCGCTTTTTGGGTACTCCTAGAAAACCTCTCAAGTTGAGGGGGGAACGTTTAAATAACTGGATCCACGCAAGGCCAAATATGCTTTTTTTAAGGAAGGGGAACAGGCTAAATAGCTTGCTATTCAAACCATCAAAAGGATCATAGCCTGCATAGCCATCGGCTTTGGATGCCGACAGCAGCGATTGCCTAATATCAGTGATAGAAGAATTCCTATTCACTTTGATTCTCCAGAATTCCCATATCAACACTCAATGAACAACCAGAAGCTAAAGACTCAACAGCCAGGATTGTCGCCATGCTTGTTTTCATTAAACACTCATAGTCAATACACGGCGTTCCTGAAAGCGCTCCATTTAACCAAGCTGAAAGCATTGATTTTTGACCTTTATCTTGGGCCATTAACTTTTTCACTTCTTTTTTATCATCGCCTGAATACAAGACAGCTTCTTTAAAGTCATTGATTTGAGCGCTTTTTCCGCCACCAAACACTTCAACAAACTCTTTTTGCATCGCTTTCGAGCCATCTGCCGTATAAATAATATTAGCAATAGACCCATTATCAAAAGTAAGTTGGATAGCTACGTTATCATTAAGTAGTGCTGATTTATCCGCTTTCCCTGTTCCAACACAATTAACTGATTTTGGATTACTGTTAACAAGTGCTGCGGCAAGATCTACAAAGTGGCAGCCTTCACCAATAACTCGGCCCCCACCTACTTCAATATCTTGTATCCAATGATCTGATGGGATCATGCCAGAATTAATGCGAATATTTACGACTAAAGGCGACGTGATATTTTCAAAATGCTTAATAACTTCAAGTGTTGATGGCGCAAAACGACGATTAAAGCCAACCATAACTTGTGTGCTAGAACTCACTTTAGCTTTATGGATCGCTTGCATTTGTTCGATATTAAGCGCTATCGGTTTTTCAACATACACATGCTTGCCCGATTCGAGGGCGTCAACGACTGCTTTTGCATGGGAATCATGACGTGTAGTAACAACAACTGCATCAGTGTCTTCACCTAGAATTTCACTAAAATCACCTGCGCAAAACTGAAAACCGAACTGTTTAGCTACACCTTGTGCTGTTCTACCACTGGCAGTTACAAGTCCTCTTAAATCGACCTGCTTACTCTCTACTAACGGCGGTAACAAACTTGCTGTTGCGTAATTCCCTGCGCCAAAAAATGATAACCCTAATCGTTCTTTATTAATGGGCGTACTTGTTGTAGAGATGCGACCTTGAAGTGATTCTACAGCTCCCGAGTTATCATACTGCATAACAATACCGAGATAAGGCTCTGTTTTTTGCCCTTCAATAAGCTGATAAGCCTCAGCTGCCTGGTCTATTTCAAATCGGTGTGTAATTAGTGACTTTACATCTACACGCCCCTGTGAAATCAGCTCAAGAAACGTTTGCATATTACGCTGCTCAGTAAAGCGCACATAGCCTAATGGGTAATCGTTACCATTTTCTTCATAAAAAGGGTCATAGCGACCTGGCCCATAAGAACGAGAAATCACAACATTAATTTCTTTTTTGAAGTAATCTTCTCTTGGTATATCCATGCGTACCGCACCAACGACCACTACACGTCCTTTTTCGCGAGTCACCTCACCACACAGCTCAATTGGCTGATTGCTTGATGTACCAGCACAAACCAGCACGCCATCTACACCATGTCCGGCAGTTGCGCTATGGCATACTCCAGCAACATTTTGTATCGCCCCAACTGCACCAAAGCTTTCGGCCTGCTTTACCAACGCGGGATCTAAGTCTGTAGCAATAACATTACAGCCGTTGGCTTTAAGTAGTTGGACGGCTATTTGTCCTAATAGGCCTAAACCTAGCACTAAAAAGGTTTCCCCTATTTTAGGATCTGCTAAGCGTACGCCCTGCATCGCGATTGAACCCACGGTAGTGAATGCTGCTTCTTCGTCACTCACATTGTCAGGTACTTTAACAACAAGGTTTTTAGGAATAGCAACATATTCAGCATGATTAGCATAATCAGCACCACCACAAGCAACACGATCACCGGGTTGAATTCCCTCTACTAAACCACCTACAGAGATAACATTACCTGCACAACTATAACCAAGAGGTGAAGGGGACTCTAAACGAGATTTGACTGTTTGAAGTGTTTTTTTCAACCCCTCAGTTTGTACTTTTTTTAAAACCTGCTTAACAAGGTCTGGACGGGCTTTTGCTTTTTGAAGCAAACTTTTCTTACCCATATCTATTTTGGTTTTTTCAGTACCAGCACTTATTACCGATGCAGTATTTCTTACTAAAACAAACTTGTCTGACAAAGTAGGTACTGGCACTTCG is a window encoding:
- a CDS encoding aspartate-semialdehyde dehydrogenase; amino-acid sequence: MNRNSSITDIRQSLLSASKADGYAGYDPFDGLNSKLFSLFPFLKKSIFGLAWIQLFKRSPLNLRGFLGVPKKRNPKGIGLFILGMLEEYKQTKNKQLLDECITLADWLVSQQCNTQTWQHTCWGYHFDWKARAFFVPKGKPNVITTIYVAQALFALSKALGELEKDKAKFYRGTAFDAAHFIVKTLYTEDEGRTFFAYIPGEKAFVHNASLWAAAWVAVVAEQTDNREYKEIALKVARQSVSEQNSDGSWVYGARHHHQFIDGFHTGYNLEALTLIKQSLNTSEFDKAIEVGFKYYKDNFFESDGTAKYYNDNRYPLDPHSVSQAIITLLKLSDSKADYELAEKVALWSIDKLYMADKKQFVYQITKTGTNKINYMRWTQAWMYYALSYYLNNSAMNNETN
- a CDS encoding phosphomannomutase, producing the protein MDELNMRANEIIAQSGIGFGTSGARGLVTQFTPEVCGAFTLAFLSSQPKTKRIAIAIDNRPSSPEIAKACISALNIQGISVDYYGVVPTPALAYAAQLEQIPAIMVTGSHIPFDRNGLKFYRTDGEISKADEQSILSSDIEVEKLSLNELPPVNSFAREQYLKRYLDVFASDLLQGLHIGVYQHSSAGRDLYPELFEALGAKVTTLGYSDSFVPIDTEAVADEDKQQARAWSKEHKLDAIFSTDGDGDRPLLADEHGEYLRGDILCLLAAQHLEIEALAVPVSCNTAIELTQSFKQVVRTKIGSPYVIEAFSGLEQFFEKVAGFEANGGFLLGTSVQVGNEKLAKLPTRDAVLPALCVLAWAKQGIQAAVNALPERYSYSDRVKDYARERSLVIINKGCKEPQALLSQLELDDRKCAEVDMTDGLRMTLENGDIIHLRPSGNAPELRCYAESQSEYQAHRLVLCVLAKVIEL
- a CDS encoding bi-domain-containing oxidoreductase gives rise to the protein MKQVTQTLKTGLVEVNEVPVPTLSDKFVLVRNTASVISAGTEKTKIDMGKKSLLQKAKARPDLVKQVLKKVQTEGLKKTLQTVKSRLESPSPLGYSCAGNVISVGGLVEGIQPGDRVACGGADYANHAEYVAIPKNLVVKVPDNVSDEEAAFTTVGSIAMQGVRLADPKIGETFLVLGLGLLGQIAVQLLKANGCNVIATDLDPALVKQAESFGAVGAIQNVAGVCHSATAGHGVDGVLVCAGTSSNQPIELCGEVTREKGRVVVVGAVRMDIPREDYFKKEINVVISRSYGPGRYDPFYEENGNDYPLGYVRFTEQRNMQTFLELISQGRVDVKSLITHRFEIDQAAEAYQLIEGQKTEPYLGIVMQYDNSGAVESLQGRISTTSTPINKERLGLSFFGAGNYATASLLPPLVESKQVDLRGLVTASGRTAQGVAKQFGFQFCAGDFSEILGEDTDAVVVTTRHDSHAKAVVDALESGKHVYVEKPIALNIEQMQAIHKAKVSSSTQVMVGFNRRFAPSTLEVIKHFENITSPLVVNIRINSGMIPSDHWIQDIEVGGGRVIGEGCHFVDLAAALVNSNPKSVNCVGTGKADKSALLNDNVAIQLTFDNGSIANIIYTADGSKAMQKEFVEVFGGGKSAQINDFKEAVLYSGDDKKEVKKLMAQDKGQKSMLSAWLNGALSGTPCIDYECLMKTSMATILAVESLASGCSLSVDMGILENQSE
- a CDS encoding WecB/TagA/CpsF family glycosyltransferase: MDSATMEQSVGAIKQRILANQFTQHVVVNVAKLVNMRKDKTLADSVRHCDIINIDGMGVVWGARLLGHDVPERVAGVDLFHNLNAMAEKEGLSVFYLGAKQEVVDETAWKMRKTHPDLKIAGVHHGYFWDDEEAVVNLIKKSGAQLLFVAITSPKKENFINKWQDKLGVKFVMGVGGTFDVVAGKVKRAPVWMQKAGLEWLYRVLQEPGRMWKRYLVTNSQFAWLLVREKLKR
- a CDS encoding mannose-1-phosphate guanylyltransferase/mannose-6-phosphate isomerase, which produces MFIPIILAGGVGSRLWPISREKYPKQFHSFGKSPYTMLQQTLQRLQGLEQQAPLLICNEEHRFIAAEQLRQIQINDGKIILEPVGRNTAPAIALAAFKAIENGEDPILLVLAADHVIRDTTAFQQAVEKAAVLANDDHLVTFGIVPTHAETGYGYIQRGDATTEQGYKVARFVEKPDATTAQQYLDSGDFYWNSGMFMFKASRYLEELKRFQPQIYQACELALGEQTPDLDFIRIDKQEFEACPDDSIDYAVMEKTEHAVVVPLDAGWSDVGGFAALWDVSEQDDNGNAFRGDVKAVDTKNTLVSSEDKLVATVGVEDLVIINTKDAVLVAHKDKSQQVKAIVNELKAEQRPEVTFHREVYRPWGKYDSIDNGERFQVKRITVKPGAKLSVQMHHHRAEHWIVVSGTAKVLIGDTEQYVTENESVYIPITQVHALENPGKVNLELIEVQSGSYLGEDDIVRFEDKYGRA